The following are from one region of the Capsicum annuum cultivar UCD-10X-F1 chromosome 1, UCD10Xv1.1, whole genome shotgun sequence genome:
- the LOC107849946 gene encoding methanol O-anthraniloyltransferase, translated as MAHTMPISITHHKPKLVVPASVTPRVTKHLSDIDDQGSLRFQMPVLMFYRNSPLMEGKDPVKIIKDGLSKALVFYYPLAGRIIERPNRKLMVNCNSEGILFVEADANVELERLGDSIKPPCPYLEELLYNEPGSDGIIDCPLMLVQVTRFSCGGFAVGFRLNHTMMDAYGFKMFLNALSELIQGASAPSILPVWQRDLLSARSPPCITCTHHEFDEQIESRISWESMKDKLIEESFFFGNKEMEAIKRQISSNCEATKFELLAGFLWKCRTIALGLHPEEVVRLTYPGNVHGRSLKFKLPPGYYGNAFVTPTVMSKAGVLCSNPLTYAVELVKKIKDHMNEEYIRSVADLMVIKGRPELTNSWNFIVSDNRFVGFDEVDFGWGNPIFGGVPKAISFICFCVSVKNDKGEKGILVPINLPPLPMKKFQEVFYETLKNLEEVNIISKI; from the exons ATGGCACACACTATGCCAATTTCAATAACACATCACAAGCCAAAACTAGTAGTACCAGCAAGTGTAACACCTCGTGTGACAAAACACCTTTCAGACATAGATGATCAAGGAAGTCTTCGTTTTCAAATGCCGGTGTTAATGTTTTATAGAAATAGTCCTTTAATGGAAGGGAAAGATCCTGTAAAGATCATAAAAGATGGATTGTCTAAAGCACTAGTATTTTACTATCCATTAGCTGGTAGGATCATTGAAAGGCCTAATAGGAAGCTTATGGTGAATTGTAATAGTGAAGGAATCTTGTTTGTTGAAGCTGATGCAAATGTGGAGCTTGAGAGATTAGGTGATTCTATTAAACCACCCTGTCCATACTTGGAAGAGTTACTATACAATGAACCAGGTTCTGATGGGATTATTGATTGTCCGTTAATGTTAGTTCAG GTGACTCGTTTTAGTTGTGGGGGATTTGCTGTTGGATTCAGACTTAATCACACTATGATGGATGCTTATGGATTCAAAATGTTTCTGAATGCATTAAGTGAATTAATTCAAGGAGCTTCTGCACCTTCCATACTACCTGTATGGCAAAGGGATCTCCTAAGTGCTAGATCACCACCATGCATTACATGTACTCACCATGAGTTTGATGAGCAAATTGAATCAAGAATTTCATGGGAATCTATGAAAGACAAGTTGATAGAAGAATCATTTTTCTTTGGAAATAAAGAGATGGAAGCTATTAAAAGGCAAATTTCTTCAAATTGTGAAGCTACAAAATTCGAGTTATTGGCTGGGTTTTTATGGAAATGTCGTACAATTGCACTTGGCTTGCACCCTGAAGAAGTTGTTCGTTTGACATACCCTGGTAATGTACATGGAAGGTCATTAAAATTTAAACTGCCACCTGGATATTATGGGAATGCGTTTGTTACTCCAACCGTGATGTCAAAAGCAGGAGTGTTATGTTCAAATCCACTGACATATGCAGTTGAATTGGTCAAGAAAATTAAAGATCATATGAATGAAGAGTATATTAGATCAGTGGCAGATTTAATGGTTATTAAAGGACGACCAGAGTTGACAAATTCTTGGAATTTTATTGTCTCAGATAATAGATTTGTTGGGTTTGATGAAGTTGATTTTGGATGGGGAAACCCTATATTTGGTGGGGTTCCAAAAGCTATTTCTTTCATTTGCTTTTGTGTGTCTGTTAAAAATGACAAAGGAGAAAAAGGTATTTTAGTACCTATAAATTTGCCTCCATTACCCATGAAAAAATTTCAAGAAGTTTTCTACGAGACTCTCAAAAATTTAGAAGAAGTcaacataatttcaaaaatataa